One segment of Clostridium botulinum DNA contains the following:
- the flhF gene encoding flagellar biosynthesis protein FlhF, which produces MIIKRYLVSNMNEALTRIRYELGKDAIIISQRKVRKSGFKGFFSGKLIEVTAAVENAVDSNKTNNKKDDKIEDSLSNIKRLLETSDKNTIIEKDEEATRAVLNLTTKLKAEEKANSYKPSELIKDSMHKEVSEMKELLNRVIENTSKDEIKKIDKIQEKLIEIDVDEQFYKEILSKINNTDDENIDKYEVLRKIFEDVFLECSKDISGKIALVGPTGVGKTTTIAKLAGKLSLIDKKRVGLITVDTYRIGAIEQLKTYAEIMNIPFKVVITIKEMEEAINAMTDCDVILIDTTGRSSKNTMQISELRAFVEKANPDYVSMVISATTKNRDIVSILNGYSDLSYDNVIITKLDETTVYGSLYNIMKISNKPVKYITTGQNVPNDIIVPSKEEMARFMLGEETLC; this is translated from the coding sequence ATGATTATAAAAAGATATCTTGTGAGTAATATGAATGAAGCATTAACTAGGATTAGATATGAATTAGGTAAAGATGCGATTATAATAAGCCAAAGAAAAGTAAGAAAGTCTGGATTTAAAGGATTTTTCTCAGGGAAGTTAATAGAAGTTACAGCAGCAGTAGAAAATGCAGTAGATTCAAATAAAACTAACAATAAAAAAGATGATAAAATAGAGGATTCATTAAGTAATATAAAAAGATTATTAGAAACTTCTGATAAAAATACAATAATAGAAAAAGATGAAGAAGCTACAAGAGCTGTTTTGAATTTAACCACTAAATTAAAGGCAGAAGAAAAGGCAAATTCATACAAACCATCAGAATTGATTAAAGATTCTATGCATAAAGAAGTTAGTGAAATGAAAGAGCTTTTGAATAGAGTTATAGAAAATACATCAAAAGATGAAATTAAAAAGATTGATAAAATTCAAGAGAAGCTTATTGAAATAGATGTAGATGAGCAATTTTATAAAGAAATACTTAGTAAAATAAATAATACTGATGATGAAAATATAGATAAATATGAAGTTCTTAGAAAGATTTTTGAAGATGTATTTTTGGAGTGTAGCAAAGATATTTCCGGGAAAATAGCTCTAGTTGGACCAACTGGTGTTGGAAAAACAACTACTATAGCAAAGTTAGCAGGAAAATTATCACTCATAGATAAGAAAAGAGTTGGATTAATAACTGTTGATACATATAGAATAGGAGCAATAGAACAGTTAAAAACTTATGCTGAAATAATGAATATACCTTTTAAAGTTGTAATTACTATAAAGGAAATGGAAGAAGCTATAAATGCAATGACTGACTGTGATGTTATTCTTATTGATACTACAGGTAGAAGTAGTAAAAATACTATGCAAATTTCAGAGTTAAGAGCATTTGTTGAAAAAGCTAATCCAGACTATGTAAGCATGGTGATTAGTGCCACAACTAAAAATAGAGATATAGTAAGCATACTAAATGGTTATTCTGATTTATCTTATGACAATGTAATAATCACAAAATTAGATGAAACAACTGTATATGGATCGCTATATAATATAATGAAGATATCTAATAAACCTGTTAAGTATATAACAACAGGACAAAATGTACCCAATGATATAATAGTACCAAGCAAAGAAGAAATGGCTAGATTTATGTTAGGGGAGGAAACTTTATGCTAG
- a CDS encoding MinD/ParA family protein yields the protein MLDQAEALRKLVDKSEKTNIKSNAKIITVTSGKGGVGKSNFVVNLGIALQNKGKKVLIFDADLGMGNDDVLMGIYPKYNIFDIIFTEKKIEDIIVLGPNGVSLLPAGSGLNKVDELQENQRNLFLEKLESLNEFDYILMDTGAGINKSILSFMAVSEDLIIITTPEPTSLTDAYSLIKAADHFKIKNHAMVVVNRAINSSEGLEVYNKLERAVNKFLKLNLEYLGYVIDDRKVVQSVKMQKPFVISYPTCEASQSVENIALKILGQDVKTSSGPRELFKKLFKIFS from the coding sequence ATGCTAGATCAAGCTGAAGCTTTAAGGAAACTCGTTGATAAAAGTGAAAAAACTAATATTAAATCAAATGCTAAGATAATTACAGTTACATCTGGTAAAGGTGGAGTAGGAAAGAGTAATTTTGTTGTTAACCTAGGAATTGCACTGCAAAATAAAGGTAAAAAAGTTTTGATTTTTGATGCTGATTTAGGTATGGGAAATGACGATGTCCTAATGGGTATATATCCCAAATATAATATATTTGATATTATATTTACTGAAAAAAAGATAGAGGATATAATTGTATTAGGACCTAATGGAGTAAGTTTATTACCAGCTGGATCTGGTTTAAACAAAGTAGATGAATTACAAGAAAACCAAAGAAATTTATTTCTAGAAAAATTAGAATCTCTTAATGAATTTGATTATATACTTATGGATACTGGTGCTGGAATTAATAAAAGTATTTTATCTTTCATGGCTGTATCAGAAGATTTAATAATAATAACAACACCAGAGCCAACATCGCTTACTGATGCATATAGTTTAATAAAAGCAGCTGATCATTTTAAAATAAAGAATCATGCGATGGTTGTAGTTAATAGGGCGATTAATTCGTCAGAAGGATTAGAAGTATATAATAAACTTGAAAGAGCAGTAAATAAATTTTTAAAATTAAATTTGGAATATTTAGGCTATGTTATAGATGACAGAAAAGTTGTTCAAAGTGTTAAAATGCAAAAGCCTTTTGTAATATCATACCCTACATGTGAAGCATCGCAATCCGTAGAGAACATTGCATTAAAGATTTTAGGACAAGATGTGAAGACTTCAAGTGGACCTAGAGAATTATTTAAAAAATTATTTAAAATATTTTCATAG
- a CDS encoding flagellar brake protein, with the protein MSKFILKINDRVEVLVGDKAFKSLVQDVEDDHIKINIPVCEGEYLALKIDNKIELNSYAKGGKCFNFHCDVIERGKEGNIIYYKLSEPYNVKEIQRRDFVRVDFMNIVKFKKIMKTADEEVTSFKDALMIDLSGGGMRFKAKEKLEKYDKVLLEFALNDKLNYLKAQIMRLEITEFGEYLYGVKFIDISEIQRDKVISEIFNIMRKQRERL; encoded by the coding sequence ATGTCAAAATTTATATTGAAAATTAATGATAGAGTAGAGGTTTTAGTAGGAGATAAAGCTTTTAAAAGTTTGGTACAAGATGTTGAAGATGATCATATTAAGATAAATATTCCAGTATGTGAAGGGGAGTATTTAGCTTTAAAAATAGATAATAAGATAGAATTAAATTCTTATGCAAAAGGTGGAAAATGCTTTAATTTTCATTGCGATGTTATAGAGCGTGGAAAAGAAGGCAATATAATTTATTATAAATTAAGTGAACCTTATAATGTAAAAGAAATACAAAGGCGAGATTTTGTAAGAGTGGATTTTATGAATATCGTTAAATTTAAAAAAATAATGAAAACAGCAGATGAAGAGGTTACTAGTTTTAAAGATGCATTAATGATAGATTTAAGTGGTGGTGGCATGAGATTTAAAGCTAAAGAAAAATTGGAAAAATATGATAAAGTATTATTAGAATTTGCATTAAATGATAAATTGAATTATTTGAAAGCACAAATTATGCGTTTAGAAATAACTGAATTTGGTGAGTATCTTTATGGCGTTAAATTTATTGATATAAGTGAAATTCAAAGAGATAAAGTTATAAGTGAAATTTTTAATATAATGAGAAAACAAAGAGAACGATTATAA
- a CDS encoding FliA/WhiG family RNA polymerase sigma factor, which yields MCNLQENDVKEQIVKEYIPLVKYIASRIMIGKNKYMEYEDLVSYGIIGLMDAISKFNPDKGMKFSSYASIRIKGAIIDQIRKNRPITKGAMDKLNRYNSAIESLQNKLLREPNILEIAQYLELSLQEVSQIENYINHISMVSLENIIFSDDEEVNLLGIIEDKNSPSPEGELEEKEQLEVLSDAIKLLKEKEQLILNLYYYEKLTLKEIGSILSVSESRVCQLHARSISNLREAMKKLHYID from the coding sequence ATGTGCAATTTACAAGAGAACGATGTAAAAGAACAAATAGTAAAAGAATATATCCCTTTAGTTAAATATATAGCTTCTAGGATTATGATTGGTAAAAATAAATATATGGAGTATGAGGATTTAGTTAGTTATGGGATAATAGGACTTATGGATGCTATTAGTAAATTTAATCCTGATAAGGGAATGAAATTTTCATCATACGCTTCTATTAGAATAAAAGGAGCTATAATAGATCAAATACGTAAGAATAGACCTATAACTAAAGGTGCTATGGATAAACTAAATAGATATAATAGCGCCATTGAATCCTTACAAAATAAATTATTGAGAGAACCCAACATTTTAGAAATAGCACAATATTTAGAATTATCTTTGCAAGAAGTTTCTCAAATAGAAAATTATATTAATCATATATCTATGGTATCTTTAGAAAATATAATTTTTTCAGATGATGAGGAAGTTAATTTATTAGGAATAATAGAAGATAAGAATAGCCCGAGTCCAGAAGGTGAATTAGAAGAAAAAGAACAATTAGAAGTGCTATCGGATGCAATTAAATTATTAAAAGAAAAAGAACAATTAATACTTAATTTATATTACTATGAAAAATTAACTCTTAAGGAAATAGGATCTATATTATCAGTATCGGAGTCGAGAGTATGCCAATTGCATGCTAGATCTATTAGTAATTTAAGAGAAGCTATGAAAAAGTTACATTACATTGATTAA
- a CDS encoding flagellar basal-body rod protein FlgG — protein MIRGFYTAVSGLITLENEQQTVTNNIVNVNNNGYKKNTLTKQSFEDVLITNRQNKVGDRHIPNKLGNLNFGVKVNDVSTIYTQGAFKATDSYTDFGIDGRGFFAVQRGNERLFTRSGDFKIDQQGYLITGNGDYVLGRNNATGAEEPIYVGKDEFSLDGNNKLQSATGESTYTLLTADFEDYKSLEKLGDNYYSANNPIYNAVVNVRQGVLETSNVNPTEELVKLMEIKRQFETNQKFVSMQDETVQKAANEIGSVR, from the coding sequence GTGATAAGAGGTTTTTATACTGCTGTATCAGGGCTAATAACATTAGAAAATGAACAACAAACTGTTACTAATAATATTGTTAATGTTAATAATAATGGTTATAAAAAAAATACATTAACAAAACAAAGTTTTGAGGATGTTCTAATAACTAATAGACAAAACAAAGTTGGCGATAGACACATTCCTAATAAACTTGGTAATTTGAATTTTGGTGTAAAAGTTAATGATGTGAGTACTATATATACGCAAGGTGCTTTTAAAGCTACAGATAGCTATACTGATTTTGGGATTGATGGTAGAGGTTTTTTTGCAGTACAAAGAGGAAATGAACGTTTATTTACAAGAAGCGGTGATTTTAAAATAGATCAACAAGGGTATTTAATAACAGGCAATGGTGATTATGTATTAGGAAGAAATAATGCAACTGGTGCAGAAGAGCCTATATATGTAGGAAAAGATGAATTTTCTTTAGATGGAAATAATAAACTTCAAAGTGCTACGGGAGAATCGACGTACACATTATTAACAGCAGATTTTGAAGATTATAAGTCTTTAGAAAAGCTTGGTGATAATTATTATAGTGCAAATAACCCAATATATAATGCAGTAGTAAATGTAAGACAAGGTGTACTTGAAACTTCAAACGTTAATCCAACTGAAGAACTAGTAAAACTTATGGAAATAAAACGTCAATTTGAAACTAACCAAAAATTTGTTAGCATGCAGGATGAAACTGTTCAAAAGGCTGCAAATGAAATTGGTTCTGTAAGATAG
- a CDS encoding flagellar basal-body rod protein FlgG, whose translation MFNIFANAQSGMNAYQEKLDYLSNDLVNTSTTGYKSTDVQFSDLLTESLDRKGTPLVNKDAINGTGVKLGMDYRKDTQGNLLTTGVKTDIAIDGKGYFASAQNDGTIAYTRDGNLKIDSNGTLVDARGNKIYIQYEGGMSEGNPKLSSEDISIDGEGGISTKVDGQYVKVGQIPVFTAVGDKAFIAIGNNYFVASDDAQIALSNDYNIEQGMLEGSNVDTAEIFTDIISTQRAFQLSSKGITTADEVWGMINGMRK comes from the coding sequence ATGTTTAATATATTTGCAAATGCTCAAAGTGGTATGAATGCATATCAAGAAAAGTTAGATTATCTTTCAAATGATTTAGTTAATACATCAACTACTGGATATAAATCAACAGATGTTCAATTTAGTGATCTTTTAACTGAGTCGTTAGACAGAAAAGGAACTCCTCTTGTAAATAAGGATGCTATTAATGGTACTGGTGTTAAATTAGGTATGGATTATAGAAAAGATACTCAAGGAAATCTTTTAACTACTGGTGTTAAAACTGATATAGCCATAGATGGAAAAGGTTATTTTGCATCTGCTCAAAATGATGGGACAATAGCATATACTAGAGATGGTAATTTGAAAATTGATAGTAATGGTACTTTAGTTGACGCTAGAGGTAATAAAATATACATACAATATGAAGGTGGTATGTCAGAGGGAAATCCTAAATTATCTAGTGAAGATATTTCAATAGATGGTGAAGGTGGAATATCAACAAAAGTTGATGGGCAATACGTAAAAGTAGGACAAATACCAGTTTTTACGGCTGTAGGCGATAAAGCGTTTATTGCTATTGGAAATAATTATTTTGTTGCATCTGATGATGCTCAAATTGCTTTAAGTAATGATTATAATATTGAGCAAGGTATGTTAGAAGGATCTAATGTAGATACTGCTGAGATATTCACAGATATAATAAGTACTCAGAGAGCATTCCAATTAAGTTCTAAAGGTATAACAACTGCTGATGAAGTGTGGGGAATGATAAACGGAATGAGAAAGTAA
- a CDS encoding putative manganese-dependent inorganic diphosphatase → MKNIVYVTGHKNPDSDSICAAYGYAALKNKISNLEAIPVRLGNVNQETQFILDYFGVEAPKYLETVKLKVEDLKIDNLDPIPPTFPLRGAWNIMRDNHLKALPIADKNGCLIGVISISNLTSAYMDIWDNNILAKSNTSIENIIETLDAKAIYIDESVKTFPGKITVTAMQPDSLREIINQGDIAIVGDRHDVQEELLNIGTSLIIITGSNTLPSELIFKARENGVTVISTPHDSFTTSRLIVQSIPVEYVMAKENLVSFSTDDLVDDIKGIMAETKYHCYPVTNMEGKVLGTISRYHLISDHKKKVIQVDHNEKGQSVNGLEDAEIIEIIDHHRVADIQTSNPIYFRNEPIGSTSSIVAKCYFESDIQPSREVAGLLCGAIISDTLLFRSPTCTEQDKIICLRLAEIAGINIDEFAKEMFKAGTSLKGKSVAEIFNQDFKPFSIADSKIGVAQVNTMDIDGFMPLKDEMLNYMSKQAEENNFDVVMLLLTDILNEGSQILVAGPKPEIVEKAFKVELYNCMTFLPGVLSRKKQVVPPLTTTLLAK, encoded by the coding sequence TTGAAGAATATAGTTTATGTAACTGGACATAAAAATCCTGATTCAGATTCAATCTGTGCTGCTTATGGATATGCAGCTTTAAAAAATAAAATTAGTAATCTTGAAGCTATACCAGTAAGATTAGGTAATGTAAATCAAGAAACTCAATTCATACTAGATTATTTTGGTGTTGAAGCACCTAAATACCTAGAAACTGTAAAACTTAAAGTAGAAGATTTAAAAATAGATAATCTTGATCCAATTCCACCAACATTCCCTTTAAGAGGTGCTTGGAATATAATGAGAGATAATCATCTTAAAGCTTTACCAATAGCAGATAAAAATGGTTGCTTAATTGGAGTTATTTCTATTTCTAATTTAACATCAGCTTATATGGATATTTGGGATAATAATATTCTAGCAAAGAGTAATACATCTATAGAAAATATAATAGAAACTCTTGATGCCAAAGCAATATACATAGATGAAAGTGTTAAAACATTTCCTGGGAAAATAACTGTAACTGCAATGCAACCTGATAGTTTAAGAGAAATAATAAACCAAGGTGATATTGCAATAGTTGGAGATAGACATGATGTTCAAGAAGAACTATTAAATATAGGAACTTCTTTAATAATCATAACTGGTTCAAATACTTTACCATCTGAATTAATCTTTAAAGCTAGAGAAAATGGAGTTACTGTTATAAGTACACCTCATGATTCATTTACTACATCAAGATTAATCGTTCAAAGTATACCAGTTGAATATGTAATGGCTAAAGAAAACTTAGTATCATTTTCTACTGATGATTTAGTAGATGATATTAAAGGTATTATGGCAGAAACTAAATACCATTGCTACCCTGTGACTAATATGGAAGGTAAGGTACTTGGTACAATTTCAAGATATCATCTTATTTCTGATCATAAGAAAAAAGTTATTCAAGTTGACCACAATGAAAAAGGTCAATCTGTTAATGGTTTAGAAGATGCTGAAATAATAGAAATAATAGACCATCATAGAGTTGCTGATATTCAAACAAGTAATCCTATATACTTTAGAAATGAACCAATTGGTAGTACTTCAAGCATAGTTGCTAAGTGTTATTTTGAAAGTGATATTCAGCCATCTAGAGAAGTTGCTGGACTTTTATGTGGCGCTATAATTTCAGATACTCTATTATTTAGAAGCCCAACTTGTACTGAACAAGATAAAATTATTTGTCTTAGATTAGCTGAAATAGCTGGAATAAACATTGATGAATTTGCTAAAGAAATGTTTAAAGCAGGTACTTCTTTAAAAGGAAAATCTGTTGCCGAAATCTTCAATCAAGATTTCAAACCTTTTAGTATAGCTGATTCTAAAATAGGTGTTGCTCAAGTTAATACAATGGACATAGATGGATTTATGCCATTAAAAGATGAAATGTTAAATTATATGAGCAAACAAGCTGAAGAAAACAACTTTGATGTGGTTATGCTACTTTTAACCGATATATTAAATGAAGGTTCTCAAATTTTAGTTGCTGGACCAAAACCAGAAATTGTTGAAAAAGCATTTAAGGTAGAATTATACAACTGTATGACATTCTTACCAGGGGTATTATCAAGAAAGAAACAAGTAGTACCACCTTTAACAACAACATTATTAGCAAAATAA
- a CDS encoding calcium-translocating P-type ATPase, PMCA-type yields MVQEKELLKGLSTKEAEKRIKDFGLNELQHKKKTSALKIFLSQFNDFIVWVLIAATIISGIIGDKADAITILIIVFVNAILGFVQEFRTEKSLEALKDLAAPTCKVLRDGSIQILNSIYLTIGDVVILEAGDRVPADGAFIEGLGIVVDESLLTGESVGVDKDVNGKNNRCYMGTTIVKGKGLFKVDTIGMKTEMGKIADLIQNIDEERSPLNKKLDSLGKVLVVICLVVCIIVTVMGVIRGNDVTEMFLLGVSLAVAAIPEGLAAIVTVALALGVSRMLKRNALVRKLPAVETLGCTSVICSDKTGTLTQNKMTAKEVYLNGRIYELEKEELKDYNKMMKALVYCNDCNYDFTKSAMPEVLHGEPTETALIEMFFKKVEPLKAYVSNINRVYDIPFDSTRKMMSVIVNENGKEACYTKGAPERLIEKCSYILENNKVKPLTYQKKQQVAKFIEAMSSRALRCIACAYKEEEISKNNHLEEHLIFIGVVGSIDPPRKEARDAVLKCKLAGIKPVMITGDHKNTALAIAKSLNICNTEEQVLTGEEIEKISDEELYKKVNKVRVFARVSPNHKLRIVKAFKKKGNIVAMTGDGVNDAPAIKEADIGISMGISGTDVTKEASSMILMDDNFSTIVAAVEEGRIIYDNIRKFIRYLLSCNLGEVLTMFLATLFYLPNPLSPIQILLVNLATDGLPAIALGVDPADSDIMRQTPRAKNESIFARGLVEKIVVRGALIGVCTLLSFMVGRYYGMNLETCRTLALCTLVMSQLIHVFECRSERHSIFEIKLFTNPYLVGAVLISIIMILSVLYIPFFRGIFHTVALSFSQWLIVMFFSGIIALINSVYLLIKSK; encoded by the coding sequence GTGGTACAAGAAAAAGAACTTTTAAAAGGACTTAGTACAAAGGAAGCCGAAAAAAGAATTAAGGATTTTGGGCTTAATGAACTTCAGCATAAGAAAAAGACATCAGCCTTAAAAATATTTCTTTCACAATTTAATGATTTTATTGTATGGGTACTTATAGCAGCAACAATAATTTCAGGAATTATAGGTGATAAAGCTGATGCAATTACTATATTAATAATTGTATTTGTAAATGCAATATTAGGATTTGTTCAAGAATTCAGAACAGAAAAATCACTAGAGGCTCTTAAAGATTTAGCAGCACCAACGTGTAAGGTATTAAGAGATGGAAGTATACAAATTCTTAATTCAATATACTTAACTATTGGTGATGTAGTTATTTTAGAAGCTGGTGATAGAGTTCCAGCAGATGGTGCCTTTATCGAAGGATTAGGTATTGTTGTTGATGAATCACTACTTACTGGTGAATCAGTAGGTGTTGATAAAGATGTTAATGGAAAGAATAATAGATGTTACATGGGAACAACTATTGTAAAAGGAAAAGGATTATTTAAAGTTGACACAATAGGTATGAAGACCGAAATGGGAAAAATAGCAGATTTAATTCAAAACATAGATGAAGAAAGATCTCCTTTAAATAAAAAATTAGATTCACTTGGTAAAGTATTAGTGGTTATTTGTCTAGTTGTATGCATAATAGTAACTGTAATGGGCGTAATAAGAGGTAATGATGTAACAGAAATGTTTTTACTGGGAGTAAGTTTAGCAGTAGCAGCTATCCCAGAAGGCCTTGCTGCCATTGTAACAGTAGCATTAGCACTTGGTGTATCAAGAATGTTAAAAAGAAATGCATTAGTTAGAAAATTGCCAGCAGTTGAAACATTAGGATGCACTTCTGTTATCTGTTCTGATAAGACAGGTACATTAACTCAAAATAAGATGACAGCTAAAGAGGTTTATTTAAATGGCAGAATATATGAATTAGAGAAAGAAGAATTAAAAGATTATAATAAAATGATGAAGGCTTTGGTTTATTGTAATGATTGTAATTATGATTTTACTAAAAGTGCAATGCCAGAAGTACTTCATGGAGAGCCAACAGAAACTGCATTAATAGAAATGTTTTTTAAAAAAGTTGAACCTTTAAAAGCATATGTATCTAATATAAATAGGGTATATGATATTCCTTTTGATTCAACAAGAAAAATGATGTCTGTAATAGTCAATGAAAATGGTAAAGAAGCTTGTTATACTAAAGGTGCTCCAGAAAGACTTATAGAAAAATGTTCTTATATATTAGAAAACAATAAAGTAAAACCTTTGACATATCAAAAGAAACAGCAAGTTGCAAAGTTTATTGAAGCAATGTCATCTAGAGCTTTAAGATGCATAGCATGTGCATATAAAGAGGAAGAAATAAGTAAAAATAATCATTTGGAAGAACATCTTATATTTATAGGTGTTGTTGGAAGTATTGATCCTCCAAGAAAAGAAGCTAGAGATGCAGTTTTAAAATGTAAGCTTGCAGGAATAAAGCCTGTCATGATAACAGGAGATCATAAAAATACGGCACTTGCCATAGCTAAATCATTAAATATATGTAACACTGAAGAACAAGTGTTAACAGGAGAAGAGATAGAAAAAATTAGTGATGAAGAATTATATAAGAAGGTAAATAAAGTTAGAGTATTTGCTAGGGTTTCACCAAACCATAAGTTAAGAATTGTAAAAGCATTTAAGAAAAAAGGAAATATAGTTGCAATGACTGGGGATGGAGTAAATGATGCCCCAGCAATAAAAGAGGCAGATATAGGGATTTCAATGGGGATTTCAGGAACTGATGTCACTAAAGAAGCATCATCAATGATATTAATGGATGATAACTTTTCAACTATAGTAGCAGCAGTAGAAGAGGGAAGAATAATTTATGACAATATAAGAAAATTCATAAGATATTTATTGTCTTGTAATTTAGGTGAAGTTTTAACTATGTTCTTAGCAACACTATTTTATCTTCCTAATCCACTAAGTCCAATCCAAATTTTACTTGTTAATTTAGCGACTGATGGCTTACCAGCTATTGCTCTTGGTGTTGATCCCGCTGATAGTGATATTATGAGACAAACTCCAAGAGCAAAAAATGAAAGTATTTTTGCTAGGGGATTAGTAGAGAAAATAGTAGTAAGAGGAGCTTTAATAGGAGTATGTACTTTATTATCATTTATGGTAGGAAGATATTATGGTATGAATTTAGAGACTTGTAGAACTTTAGCTTTATGTACTCTTGTAATGTCTCAATTAATACATGTTTTTGAATGTAGATCAGAAAGACATTCAATATTTGAAATAAAGCTATTTACTAATCCATATTTAGTAGGAGCTGTTTTAATTTCAATAATAATGATCTTATCTGTGCTTTATATACCATTCTTTAGAGGCATATTCCATACTGTTGCATTGTCATTTAGCCAATGGTTAATAGTAATGTTTTTCTCAGGAATAATAGCATTAATAAATAGTGTATATTTATTAATAAAATCAAAATAA
- a CDS encoding sigma-70 family RNA polymerase sigma factor: MPTDLLKKIKLFQEKSNNFMDVLSYFDSKINYLSYKLKYPEAYTDLIIYLYELTLQLEVKKFNHDEEILKYMRRCLNNKSINLYYKINSYKNFITYNSDEELLNVLDKNTNNDEYSNVVFKDLISSLKPKQKKIIFLKFYLQLSDVEIAERLKISRQAVNKSKRQALEFLKNILYREAIYV; the protein is encoded by the coding sequence ATGCCTACAGATTTATTAAAAAAAATAAAATTATTTCAAGAAAAATCTAATAATTTTATGGATGTCCTATCCTATTTTGATTCTAAAATTAATTATTTGAGTTATAAGCTTAAATATCCTGAAGCATATACAGATTTGATCATATATTTGTATGAGCTTACTTTACAATTAGAAGTAAAAAAATTTAATCATGATGAAGAAATATTGAAATATATGAGAAGATGTCTTAATAATAAATCAATAAATTTATATTATAAAATAAATTCTTATAAAAATTTTATAACTTATAATTCTGATGAAGAACTTTTAAATGTATTAGATAAAAATACTAATAATGATGAATATTCCAATGTAGTATTTAAGGATTTGATTTCATCATTAAAGCCAAAGCAAAAGAAAATAATTTTTTTAAAGTTTTATTTACAGTTATCAGATGTAGAAATTGCAGAAAGATTAAAGATATCAAGACAAGCTGTAAATAAGTCTAAAAGACAAGCTTTGGAATTCTTAAAAAATATATTATATAGGGAGGCAATTTATGTTTGA
- a CDS encoding BhlA/UviB family holin-like peptide has protein sequence MFDQLIKIATTQGVWTILSCVLIVYILKAQENRDIRQEEREKNYQDIIKQLTEKLNTLDSISSTINEIRNKIN, from the coding sequence ATGTTTGATCAATTAATAAAAATAGCTACAACTCAAGGGGTATGGACAATTTTAAGCTGTGTTCTTATAGTGTACATATTAAAAGCACAAGAAAATAGAGATATAAGACAAGAGGAAAGGGAAAAAAACTATCAAGATATAATAAAACAACTTACTGAAAAATTAAATACTCTAGATTCGATAAGTTCAACTATTAATGAGATAAGAAACAAAATAAATTAG